The genomic stretch GAGCTTCCCGGTCCCGCtcgacctcctcgacctcccCGACCTCGCGCCCGTCCTCTCCCTGGACGCCTGGAACACCCTCCTCTCCGACTCCGACCGGCTGCGGCTCGCCGCCCTCCTGCCCGACCTCGACCGGGACGCCTTCGCGCGCACGCTCGTGGAGCTCCTATCAGGCGCCAGCTTCCACTTCGGGAGCCCCCTGGCGGCCCTCCTCGACCGGCTCAAGGGCGGCCTCTGCGACCCCCGGGTCGTGCTGTACCGCCGCGGGCGCGCGCTTCGCGGAGCGGCGCAAGCACTACTACCGCCTGCAGGGGTACCACAACGCCATGGTGCGCGGCCTCTGGGAGGCCCGCGACTGCTGGAAGGGCTGCCAGGGGTTCGGGCTCGACGAGAGGATCAGGGCGCTGGACGCCATGAGGGCGAAACGGAAGCAGAAAGCTGCCCGCGCCGTGTCTGAGACCGACTCCGAGGCGGAGCAGTTTGTGGCGCGGCCGAAGACGGATAAGAAGAAGGCTGGGAAGGAGAGGTCCAAGGGCCTGCTGCGGCTGGGCGGTGGGTCGAAAGGTTTGGGGGGCGAGGAGTACACCGGCCGTGATGCCGCGGCAGCTTTCTCCGATCATTCTCGCCAAGATAATAACGCGTATGGGTATGATACCGGAGTCATGCATAGAGGTGGGAAGGCGCGCAGGAGCATGGACGGCCTCGATTCAGAGGACCTGGGGGGATACGACAGGGATTTGCCGAGGGTCCGGTCTCAGAAGCCGCTGGTGAAGCCGGTGAAGAAGAAGGAGTTCGCTACAGCCTACGATGCCAACCCTTATGCAAAGAGCTACCGTGACAATCATACTGGTTCTTACTACCATGGCAGGAATGCAGCCTGGTAACCAGCCAGTTACCTTGGCAGCATCGTTTGAGCCTCCGTATTCTGAGGCAGCTAGGAGTGCAAAGTACGCGGAAAGAGATCGGATATATGGTGGAAATAGTTTCCACAGTAATAGAGCTCTCAAGGGAGATGAGATGGACTGGCCAGCTGGTAGTCCTGCTGATAGCTTAAATGACTGGCAGAGAGGGCAGCCTGCGGGCGATTACAGGAGCAGGGTACCTCAGGTTGGTCATGGTGGGAAGGTTAAGTCCTATAGGAATACCGAGCAACAGATGAATGGTGCGCATTCCGGGTCTGATCCTAGGGACAGGGTATCACAGGGGAAGATTAAAGTTAAACCCAGTAGTAGCCAGCATGGTAGGATTGGCCAGAAGGACTCCAGGAGCAGAGCTGCATATGTTCAGAGTGAGGAGACGGAATCCGATTCATCAGAACAGTTGGAAGATGGGGCGGACATGAATCCTGCCGAACAACAGCCGGAACTTAGATATTCTGAGCTTCATAGACCAGCATATGGTGCCAAAAAGTCAAACAAACATGGGAAAACAGCCAGAACGGTTTATCCTGCTGCTCCTGCAGAATTCGAACCCTACCACACTCAGGGCAGAGGGGGGCAGAGAGGAAAGATTGCAGAGCCTGATTACTTGCGCGATGTACATGTGGAGGTGGCGGAACAGATTAGTGAGGTGATGAGACCTCCAGCAGCAAGGAGCGAGAGAAAGCGCAAAGGCGTGTCAAATCTGGACATGCATGGTTATGACAACTCTGAATTGCATGATAGCAACGAAAAAGCCAATGAATCATTCAGGTCACCAGAGAGTACGAGGCTGGCCAGTAGAGCAGGCTGTGAAGTCCAAGATTCTAATGGCGACTTTGATGGTTCTGAAAGAGTGAACGTGCCTCTAGCAAGTTGCAGCTCTGGGTCCAAAAGGCAAAAAGGAAGAGTTGAGGTTACAAGCCTAGATGAGCATGGTGACTATTCACCATCTGATCCAAAGGCTGTGGAGATCAGCGGCAGCTTGAAGAAGAAAAGTAAAAAGAAGACGGATACGGTTACAGATGCAACTACTGTAGTGGAACCAGCTCCGGTCGTGCCAGAAGTTATTGTGGTGCCAGTAGAACCTGAGAAACCTAAGAAGAAGTATGTACCAATTACACCAACTATCCATACCGGGTTTTCTTTCTCCGTCGTACATCTTCTAACCGCTGTTAAGAAGGCTATGGTCACTCCTACTGAGGATACTCCAGTGGCACCTATGGTCACACCTACTGAGGTTCCTCCAGTGGCAGCTATGGTCACTCCTACTGAGGCTCCTCCAGCGGCAGCTATGGTCACTCCTACTGAGGTTTCTCCAGCGGCAGCGAAGCAACCTGATGGGGAGGAGAGCAGAAAATGGTTCAACAGTGAAGAACCTAGCAAAACGCCTCAAGAGCCAACTGTAACAGAGCAAGCACAGCAGGCTAATGAGGTTGGAGATACCAGTGCTGCAGAGCAGACTGCGCCGAGCAATTCGCCAGCAGTAACTGTTCAAGAGCTTGTTAATCGGATCAAAACAAATCCTGGAGATCCCAACATACTTGAAACACAGGAGCCCCTTCAGGATTTAGTTAGAGGAGTGCTCAAAATACTGTCGTCTAGAACAGCTCCTCTAGGTGCAAAGGGCTGGAAATCATTAGTTTCCTATGACAAGTCAAACAAAAGCTGGTTCTGGGTTGGTCCACTGCCTTCTGGTACTTCATATAGTGACCCTAACGAAGAGACTTCTGCTGAAGCATGGGGTATACCACACAAGATGCTTGTGAAGTTGGTCGATGCATTTGCTAATTGGCTGAAAAGTGGTCAGGAAACCCTCAAGCAAATAGGATCCATGCCACCACCTCCAGCACCAAATCCTGCAAATTTGGATTTGAAGGAAAGATTCAAGGACCTTAGGGCCCAGAAAAGTCTGAACACAATAAGCCCAAGCTCTGATGAAGCAAGAGCATATTTCCAACGTGAGGAATTTTTGAGATACTCGATTCCTGATAGAGCATTTTGCTATACTGCTGCTGATGGAGAGAAATCTATAGTTGCTCCTTTGAGAAGGGGAGGCGGGAAGCCCACAGCAAAAGCTAGGGGACATCCCATGCTCTTACCTGATCGCCCTCCGCATGTCACTATTCTCTGTCTTGTAAGAGATGCTGCTTCTAGGTTGCCTGGAAGAACTGGTACAAGAGCTGATGTCTGCACACTTCTCAAAGATTCGCAGTACCTAAATCACGCAGAATCCAATAAAGAGCCTGCTGTCAATCAAGTTGTTAGTGGTGCTCTTGATCGCTTGCATTATGAGCGTGATCCTTGTGTGCTGTATGATAATGACAAAAAATTGTGGACCTATCTGCACAGGGGTAGAGAGGAGGAAGATTTTGAGGATGACGGCACATCATCTACAAAAAAATGGAAGAGACCAAGGAAAGATTCTTTAGATCCTTCAGAGGCTGGTGCAGGAAACGATGACCTTGAGGATGATGGCACCCCTAAcgcgaaaaagcaaaagaaagatGATGCAGAACCTACAGCATCAGGAGAAGATAAGGATGGTGCGGATCTTGTAATTCTGGATCCATCTAACGGTGGGTTGGAAGGTGACTTTGATCTTGATGTTATTCTGTCATCAACAAATAACGAAGAAACAGGCAAGCCAGATATTGGTATTTCCAGACCTTCAATAGGTGCAACAGCAGGCAACACAGCTAATGACAATTCCGCAAGAATCCCAGAACAGTTTTACAGTATGGCACTCCCTGTGGACTCCACCAGCAAGGAGTTTAATAATGCTTAGCAAGACATATGCTGCAGCACCAGATTAGGTAATTGCTGCACAAACTGAAGAATTTTTATATTATGCTACTTTATGAGCAATTATTTTATTTCTTAGTGTTATTTCATCTTTTTTTTAATCCTATTGTAATATGGATTAAAAACTGCTAGGTGATAGTTTGTTGTATAAACGTGCTGATTTATGTAAGTTTGAGTTGTCTTACCACAATCTTTGCCTTCTGCTGGAGCATAGTTTCAGCTGTAGTTGTAATGTACTGCTTCAGCCCTTCATAGATCTATGACTCACATGCTGTGTTTTACTCGTAATTTTCTTACTTGTATCTTACTCCACAATGATCATCAGCCTGTAGCTTCCCTTCCTAGGAAAAGATACATGTAGCTGTAGGTCTATTTGCTAAGGCTGATCAAGTATTCAAGTCACTTCTGGGGAATTCTGGGCTTGAGTTTGTCTGTGAAAGTTGTATTCTAATTTGCAATTATTAGTCATTGCCAAATATCTTATGTCTCTAGTTCATCATTAGGAGGGTTTTGCTTAGAACAGCTTCATAAGCACCTTATGCTGCAGTATGTATATATACCCGAGGTATATACTGGTTTCAGAAAATTAAAATATCTTGTGTAACTAGATTTTGATTTTCTGATTGTAGCCTGTCCTAACTATGCTGATTGTGATCTGAATAGGTTCCTTTTTTTTAGTTCCTTCACTGTCTGAGTAGACTCTTAGAAACATCCCGCACTTTCTGAGTAACTTTTAGTCTAAATTCTCCTGTTCCTGCATCCACAATCCTCATGCTGACGATTTCTTGTTGTTTTGCTTTGTAGGGTATCAAGCCGCAGCCACTTAAGTCAGGCCTTCCACTCAACAGAGTATTTTGCAGCGGAAATAGTTTTTGTTGTTTTGCCCTTGTACTTGTACATTCTTGTCAAGAAACAGAGGCTTTTATAGTTTTTCTCCTAGTGGCTTTGTGCAGTTCTCTTCTAAATTTGTTACATCAATACATGTTTATGTAACTACGTTTACATTCATATTTGGATCCCAGCCAGCAAGATCCTGTGGCACTTGACCTACCGACAGTTCAGGCTTTTGTTTGCAACAGAGACTTCATCGGCTGTGACAAAGATTTAGTTACCAGGTTGTGATATTCTCAACATAGATTTATCCATCTGCGTGTGATCTTCTCAAAAGAAGATTTAGTCATCACATTATTATATTTTTCGAAAGAGATTTAGTCATTGGCATATTATATTTTTTGACGGAATTAGTCATCAATAATTATAGATTCTTCTTTTCATGGaggaaaatcatcaatgaatcttCCAGTGGAACTAAAAATTATAATTATTCTTTCACTGTGTTACCTATGTAAATACATAT from Lolium rigidum isolate FL_2022 chromosome 4, APGP_CSIRO_Lrig_0.1, whole genome shotgun sequence encodes the following:
- the LOC124708328 gene encoding LOW QUALITY PROTEIN: uncharacterized protein LOC124708328 (The sequence of the model RefSeq protein was modified relative to this genomic sequence to represent the inferred CDS: deleted 2 bases in 2 codons); translated protein: MAIVSFSGARVHRPDGAGGDDATEDEEERSPATDDDRSPATDGFSADSDENTAAPHEEDDSGMGSDELELTQLGDAGAEMSQIDDQSFPVPLDLLDLPDLAPVLSLDAWNTLLSDSDRLRLAALLPDLDRDAFARTLVELLSGASFHFGSPLAALLDRLKGGLCDPRVVLYRRGARFAERRKHYYRLQGYHNAMVRGLWEARDCWKGCQGFGLDERIRALDAMRAKRKQKAARAVSETDSEAEQFVARPKTDKKKAGKERSKGLLRLGGGSKGLGGEEYTGRDAAAAFSDHSRQDNNAYGYDTGVMHRGGKARRSMDGLDSEDLGGYDRDLPRVRSQKPLVKPVKKKEFATAYDANPYAKSYRDNHTGSYYHGRNAAGNQPVTLAASFEPPYSEAARSAKYAERDRIYGGNSFHSNRALKGDEMDWPAGSPADSLNDWQRGQPAGDYRSRVPQVGHGGKVKSYRNTEQQMNGAHSGSDPRDRVSQGKIKVKPSSSQHGRIGQKDSRSRAAYVQSEETESDSSEQLEDGADMNPAEQQPELRYSELHRPAYGAKKSNKHGKTARTVYPAAPAEFEPYHTQGRGGQRGKIAEPDYLRDVHVEVAEQISEVMRPPAARSERKRKGVSNLDMHGYDNSELHDSNEKANESFRSPESTRLASRAGCEVQDSNGDFDGSERVNVPLASCSSGSKRQKGRVEVTSLDEHGDYSPSDPKAVEISGSLKKKSKKKTDTVTDATTVVEPAPVVPEVIVVPVEPEKPKKKYVPITPTIHTGFSFSVVHLLTAVKKAMVTPTEDTPVAPMVTPTEVPPVAAMVTPTEAPPAAAMVTPTEVSPAAAKQPDGEESRKWFNSEEPSKTPQEPTVTEQAQQANEVGDTSAAEQTAPSNSPAVTVQELVNRIKTNPGDPNILETQEPLQDLVRGVLKILSSRTAPLGAKGWKSLVSYDKSNKSWFWVGPLPSGTSYSDPNEETSAEAWGIPHKMLVKLVDAFANWLKSGQETLKQIGSMPPPPAPNPANLDLKERFKDLRAQKSLNTISPSSDEARAYFQREEFLRYSIPDRAFCYTAADGEKSIVAPLRRGGGKPTAKARGHPMLLPDRPPHVTILCLVRDAASRLPGRTGTRADVCTLLKDSQYLNHAESNKEPAVNQVVSGALDRLHYERDPCVLYDNDKKLWTYLHRGREEEDFEDDGTSSTKKWKRPRKDSLDPSEAGAGNDDLEDDGTPNAKKQKKDDAEPTASGEDKDGADLVILDPSNGGLEGDFDLDVILSSTNNEETGKPDIGISRPSIGATAGNTANDNSARIPEQFYSMALPVDSTSKEFNNA